From the genome of Nitrosopumilus sp., one region includes:
- a CDS encoding adenylate/guanylate cyclase domain-containing protein yields MQPRQDKERNGSNNIIDMLLSKTDSKTVDSETLIRNVQSRIRDSIKEGYKYSRIVDASEGFLRKHVFEQVEMAVIYVDLVGSTKMSLKLPPEKLSVVISSFVQEMSYVISQCGGFVLKFSGDAVIGYFIGKGSSLQAADDAVGCAESMMMVVQDGINKILSQEDSELPELEIKIGIDFGANTVVQYGSDEKNSLVDLIGSSMNMAAKIQGLAQPNQIVVGKDVFDRLHPNVQEVFVDITENLKDWTYASKNSDAIYRVFADEK; encoded by the coding sequence ATGCAACCAAGACAAGACAAAGAAAGGAATGGATCAAATAACATTATCGATATGCTTTTGAGTAAAACGGATAGCAAGACGGTGGATTCGGAGACACTGATAAGAAATGTACAGAGCCGTATACGTGATTCCATAAAAGAAGGCTACAAGTATTCGAGAATTGTTGATGCCTCCGAAGGTTTTCTCAGAAAGCATGTGTTTGAACAAGTTGAAATGGCTGTCATTTACGTTGATCTTGTCGGCTCAACGAAGATGAGTCTGAAATTGCCTCCTGAGAAGCTCTCTGTAGTAATAAGCTCTTTTGTGCAGGAGATGTCTTATGTCATAAGTCAGTGCGGGGGCTTTGTGCTAAAGTTTTCAGGCGATGCCGTAATAGGATATTTCATAGGAAAGGGAAGTTCTTTGCAAGCAGCTGATGACGCAGTAGGATGTGCCGAATCTATGATGATGGTAGTGCAAGACGGAATAAACAAAATTCTAAGCCAAGAAGATTCCGAACTGCCCGAGCTTGAGATAAAAATTGGAATTGATTTTGGTGCAAACACCGTAGTTCAGTACGGTTCAGATGAAAAGAATTCTCTAGTTGATCTGATCGGGTCTTCCATGAACATGGCAGCAAAGATTCAGGGACTAGCACAGCCAAATCAGATTGTAGTTGGAAAAGATGTGTTTGACAGGTTGCATCCAAACGTGCAGGAAGTGTTTGTTGACATTACAGAGAATCTGAAGGATTGGACATATGCCTCAAAGAACTCGGATGCTATCTATCGCGTTTTTGCCGATGAAAAATAA
- a CDS encoding MBL fold metallo-hydrolase, whose translation MNSLSVIVLIPLILSLGIMPSLQSEIIPNAEALKSQGNSLSETNSKKVCGDRLCSEIPDDKNEVKKPAVMTTVKKELFPSTMDYTVNAPEIDPEKGYAVIEIGDDLYWITDGTYQMMFLTTGEGVIVVDAPMGLGDKIQQAISDVTSEKVTHLIYTHIHKDHVGSASLFPNDTIYISHVDTAKHLAMKNDPQRPVPTITFDDQYTLMVGDQVLELYYFGPFHSKGDIVIYSPAHKVMMAVDLFHPNAAPFQYFGIARDMGEHIAAHDQILAMDWDIIISGHEPILGTPEHLKFNKEFTLQVLDNAIAAMQMTQPSADYFGDLANKCADLTLEQYPDLKDIEAYPVENCVTMVFYAMID comes from the coding sequence ATGAATTCTCTGTCGGTCATTGTACTAATTCCTCTTATCTTATCCCTTGGAATCATGCCTTCTTTACAATCTGAAATCATTCCAAATGCTGAAGCGCTAAAATCACAGGGAAATTCCCTGAGTGAAACCAATTCCAAAAAAGTTTGCGGGGATAGACTATGCTCAGAAATCCCAGATGACAAAAATGAAGTTAAGAAACCTGCAGTCATGACGACTGTCAAAAAAGAATTGTTTCCATCTACAATGGATTATACCGTAAATGCTCCGGAGATTGATCCTGAAAAAGGATATGCGGTAATTGAGATTGGAGATGACCTCTATTGGATTACTGATGGCACATATCAGATGATGTTTCTTACAACTGGAGAAGGTGTCATCGTCGTTGATGCCCCAATGGGTTTGGGAGATAAAATCCAACAGGCAATATCTGATGTTACCTCCGAGAAGGTGACTCACCTAATTTACACTCATATTCACAAAGACCATGTGGGGTCTGCAAGTCTGTTCCCAAATGATACGATATACATTTCTCATGTTGATACTGCAAAGCATCTTGCAATGAAAAACGACCCGCAAAGACCTGTGCCTACAATTACCTTTGATGATCAGTACACCCTGATGGTCGGTGATCAAGTTCTCGAATTATATTATTTCGGACCGTTTCATTCCAAGGGCGACATTGTGATTTATTCTCCTGCACACAAAGTGATGATGGCAGTTGATTTGTTTCATCCAAATGCCGCACCGTTCCAATACTTTGGGATTGCCCGAGATATGGGTGAGCACATTGCAGCACATGACCAGATCTTAGCAATGGATTGGGACATTATAATTTCGGGACACGAGCCAATATTGGGCACCCCTGAACACCTAAAGTTCAACAAGGAATTTACGCTACAAGTATTAGATAACGCAATTGCTGCGATGCAGATGACTCAGCCAAGTGCAGATTACTTTGGTGATTTGGCAAACAAATGTGCTGATTTGACACTGGAGCAGTATCCAGATCTCAAAGACATCGAAGCATATCCTGTTGAAAACTGTGTCACCATGGTCTTCTATGCCATGATTGACTAG
- a CDS encoding DoxX family membrane protein, with protein sequence MAETAIRQSILHDVAHFGVRTTIGMIFIMHSLGKFGPGFAENLPNMGLPSEMQIPIALAEFVPGVLLIVGGLTRPSASLLSIVMLGAIFMIKGAQSLTGKGGVELDVLLLAGCLVIIVIGPGRISVSYILKKVPRVLQ encoded by the coding sequence ATGGCTGAGACTGCAATCCGACAATCCATACTTCATGATGTGGCCCATTTTGGAGTACGCACAACCATAGGCATGATATTCATCATGCATTCACTTGGAAAATTTGGGCCAGGATTTGCAGAAAACCTTCCAAACATGGGACTGCCTTCCGAAATGCAGATTCCTATTGCATTGGCAGAATTTGTTCCCGGTGTATTGCTGATAGTAGGAGGACTGACAAGGCCATCTGCATCATTGCTGTCAATTGTAATGCTTGGTGCAATCTTCATGATAAAGGGAGCCCAGAGCCTTACTGGAAAGGGCGGAGTGGAGCTTGACGTGCTGCTTTTGGCAGGATGTCTTGTGATAATCGTGATAGGGCCTGGCAGGATATCGGTATCATACATCCTCAAGAAGGTTCCGAGAGTTCTGCAGTAA
- a CDS encoding dienelactone hydrolase family protein, with protein sequence MKVSNGLPACVKPSSVEKLIERGWAMHVLPDYEKNENNNSVIFETGDLNVETTDISYFGNSDGYLAKPAADGEYPGVIMIHEWWGLTDNIKEMAEKLASHGYVVLAVDLYDGQVGMTADEARQLRSSFEQSQWTENMNTAVSYLEDNHVLSSMGSIGWCFGGAQSLNLALNNDRMDATVIYYGQLVTDTDELSKISVPVLGVFAELDSGIPPETVNEFESALNEIGVENDITIYPGVNHAFANPSGDRYAPDESKDAWQKTLKFFENNLS encoded by the coding sequence ATGAAAGTCTCAAACGGGTTGCCTGCATGTGTCAAACCATCATCTGTTGAGAAATTGATTGAAAGAGGTTGGGCAATGCATGTTCTGCCTGACTATGAGAAAAATGAAAACAACAATTCTGTAATATTTGAAACTGGAGACTTGAATGTAGAGACAACGGATATCTCATACTTTGGAAATTCTGACGGATATCTGGCAAAGCCTGCAGCAGATGGAGAATATCCTGGAGTGATAATGATTCACGAGTGGTGGGGCCTTACTGACAACATAAAGGAGATGGCTGAAAAATTGGCATCACACGGTTATGTCGTGTTGGCAGTAGACCTGTATGATGGCCAAGTCGGAATGACTGCTGATGAGGCAAGGCAGTTGAGAAGCTCCTTTGAGCAGTCCCAGTGGACTGAGAACATGAACACTGCAGTGTCATACCTTGAAGACAATCACGTTCTATCCAGTATGGGCTCAATTGGTTGGTGCTTTGGAGGTGCGCAATCACTCAACCTTGCACTAAACAATGACCGTATGGATGCAACGGTAATCTACTATGGTCAGCTGGTGACAGACACAGATGAACTATCCAAAATAAGCGTGCCAGTGTTAGGGGTATTTGCGGAACTTGATTCAGGAATTCCTCCAGAGACTGTCAACGAGTTTGAATCCGCATTAAATGAGATTGGAGTAGAAAACGACATCACGATATATCCTGGAGTAAACCATGCGTTTGCAAACCCGTCCGGGGACAGGTATGCCCCTGATGAATCAAAGGATGCATGGCAAAAGACGTTGAAATTCTTTGAAAACAATCTAAGTTAA